The following proteins come from a genomic window of Geminicoccaceae bacterium SCSIO 64248:
- the odhB gene encoding 2-oxoglutarate dehydrogenase complex dihydrolipoyllysine-residue succinyltransferase, which translates to MRRETVEIRVPTLGESVTEATVARWFKAAGDQVAADEPLLELETDKVSLEVPAPAAGVLSEIAVEEGAEVEVGAVLGMIEEGGQAAPAPKAEPAKAADTKEETPAGDGAPADAAGDKPAAEAKPAAGEPGKQAGPAARKAAAESGVDIASIQGTGPKGNVTKADVKAQPAPVEAKASEPKPEKAPTPFPAGQAGGGREERVRMTRLRKRVAERLKEAQNTAAMLTTFNEVDMSALMNLRKRWQDDFVKKHGTKLGFMSPFVKASIEALKAFPAANAEIDGDEIVYKYYYDIGIAVSTDTGLVVPVLRGADRMGLADIEKGIAALGQKARGGKLAMEDLQGGTFSITNGGIFGSMLSTPILNPPQVAILGMHNIVERPVVKNGQVVTAPIMYVALSYDHRIIDGREAVSFLVRVKQCLETPERMLLDV; encoded by the coding sequence ATGAGGAGAGAGACTGTGGAGATCCGCGTGCCCACCCTGGGCGAATCCGTGACCGAGGCGACGGTCGCCCGGTGGTTCAAGGCGGCCGGCGACCAGGTGGCGGCGGACGAGCCGTTGCTCGAGCTCGAGACCGACAAGGTCAGCCTGGAGGTGCCGGCTCCTGCGGCCGGCGTGCTGTCCGAGATCGCGGTCGAGGAGGGCGCCGAGGTCGAGGTCGGCGCGGTGCTCGGCATGATCGAGGAAGGCGGCCAGGCCGCCCCCGCGCCCAAGGCCGAGCCGGCGAAGGCTGCCGACACGAAGGAGGAGACTCCGGCCGGCGACGGCGCGCCTGCGGATGCTGCCGGCGACAAGCCTGCAGCCGAGGCGAAGCCGGCCGCAGGCGAGCCGGGCAAGCAGGCCGGGCCCGCCGCGCGCAAGGCGGCGGCGGAGAGCGGCGTCGACATCGCCTCGATCCAGGGCACGGGCCCGAAGGGCAACGTGACCAAGGCGGACGTCAAGGCGCAGCCCGCTCCGGTCGAGGCCAAGGCGTCCGAGCCGAAGCCGGAGAAGGCGCCGACGCCGTTCCCGGCCGGGCAGGCGGGCGGCGGCCGCGAGGAGCGGGTGCGGATGACCCGCCTGCGCAAGCGGGTCGCCGAGCGGCTGAAGGAAGCTCAGAACACGGCCGCGATGCTGACCACGTTCAACGAGGTCGACATGTCGGCCTTGATGAACCTGCGCAAGCGCTGGCAGGACGACTTCGTCAAGAAGCACGGCACCAAGCTCGGCTTCATGTCGCCCTTCGTGAAGGCGAGCATCGAGGCGCTCAAGGCGTTCCCGGCGGCCAACGCCGAGATCGACGGCGACGAGATCGTCTACAAGTACTACTACGACATCGGCATCGCGGTCAGCACCGACACCGGCCTGGTCGTCCCGGTGCTGCGCGGCGCCGACCGTATGGGCCTGGCCGACATCGAGAAGGGCATCGCCGCGCTCGGCCAGAAGGCGCGCGGCGGCAAGCTCGCCATGGAGGATCTCCAGGGCGGCACCTTCTCGATCACCAATGGCGGCATCTTCGGCTCGATGCTCTCGACGCCGATCCTCAACCCACCGCAGGTCGCGATCCTGGGCATGCACAACATCGTCGAGCGGCCGGTCGTCAAGAACGGCCAGGTCGTGACGGCGCCCATCATGTATGTCGCCCTGTCCTACGATCACCGCATCATCGACGGGCGCGAGGCGGTCAGCTTCCTGGTCCGCGTCAAGCAGTGCCTGGAGACGCCGGAGCGCATGCTCCTCGACGTCTGA